TCATGGGCGTTGCAGCAGGGCCACGGCCTGGGAGGAGATGCCTTCTTCGCGGCCCTCGGCGCCCAGCTTTTCATTGGTGGTGGCCTTCACCCCCACCTGATCGGGCTCCAGGCCCATTCGGGCCGCGATCGCAGAACGCATCGCTTCGATGTGGGGTTTGAGCTTCGGCCGCTCGGCGATCACAACGGAATCGACGTTGACCACGCTCCATCCACGCTCCTTAACGAGGGCGACGACCTGCTCCAGCAGCACCAGGCTGTCGGCCCCTTTCCATTGGGGGTCGTCGGGGGGGAAGTACTTGCCGATGTCCCCCAGGGAGAGGGCCCCGAGCAAGGCATCCATGATCGCGTGCACGAGCACATCGGCATCGCTGTGGCCATCGAGCCCCAGGCCGGCGGGGTGCTCTAACCGTTGGCCCCCCAGGATCAGCGGCCGACCCGGCACCAGCCGGTGGATGTCGTAGCCATTGCCGATCCGCAGCTGCATGGGTGCCGGTTGCGCTTGGTTTTGGAACCTAGGCGTTCGGCAGCACCTGCAGGTTGGTGCCGTCTCGGCCCAT
This DNA window, taken from Synechococcus sp. LTW-R, encodes the following:
- the ispF gene encoding 2-C-methyl-D-erythritol 2,4-cyclodiphosphate synthase; protein product: MQLRIGNGYDIHRLVPGRPLILGGQRLEHPAGLGLDGHSDADVLVHAIMDALLGALSLGDIGKYFPPDDPQWKGADSLVLLEQVVALVKERGWSVVNVDSVVIAERPKLKPHIEAMRSAIAARMGLEPDQVGVKATTNEKLGAEGREEGISSQAVALLQRP